GTCTTTCGTACCCGTGATCGTATAGGCGGCTTCGTTTTGGGCGAAGACGTGAATGAATAATAGAAATAGTATTGGGATTAGTTTTTTCATTTAGGCTCCTTTTTTGGTTTTTATTTATAATGCAATAACGTCCCGACGATGTATTTGGGACTGCCTTGGATAATCGGTTTGGCTTGATGCAGCCATCCCCACATCGGAGGAAACATAATCAGCCTACCCGGTTTAGGTTTCGCCATGATTTGCAGGTGAGGGAAATCGGTCTCCCCGCCTGTGAAGTCATCGTTTAGATAGAAAAATACGACCAAAAACCGTCTGGCAGAATCATGATCGGTAACGTCCACGTGAGCATCGAAACGATCATCTCCGCCGGGCTGATAACGTTTCATCCGTATCCGCTCAAACGTATAATCGCTCGGCCATTGATGCGGCTCAATCTTGTTATCTTCTTTGTATCGCTCGATGGCTTCACGAAATAAGTGACTGAGAAATACAACGTCATCACGAAAAATGTCATGCTGAAACAGATTGATTTGGGTGAAACGCATTTGCCACTCATCGTGCGTATTGCGTACATTATGGTGACATTGCGGGTTGGATTCGAACCGATTGATCAAGTCTTGGCAGTAGTTTTTACTCAAGACATCGTCGTACATACTGATATAGTTGTGCATGGTATTACCTTACGCTAAGCCCTTCATCCAAATACTTAATCATCGGATAGATAAAGAACTCTATCACTCTGCGTTTACCGACTTTGAGTTCTGCCGTGACACTCATCCCCGCATGGATAGGGAGGGTTTTACCTTCTCCACGGAGCGTCGTGTTGGTCGGGGTGATAGCAATCTCATATACCGGACCCATCTTCTCATCCTCGATAGCATCATCGGCGATGTGCTTGACATTGCCGTGAATCAGACCGTATTTTTGGAAATCGTAGGTGTCTATTTTGACCTCCGCTTCCATCGCTTTGGCGATGAATCCAATGTCTT
The DNA window shown above is from Campylobacterota bacterium and carries:
- a CDS encoding 2OG-Fe(II) oxygenase, encoding MHNYISMYDDVLSKNYCQDLINRFESNPQCHHNVRNTHDEWQMRFTQINLFQHDIFRDDVVFLSHLFREAIERYKEDNKIEPHQWPSDYTFERIRMKRYQPGGDDRFDAHVDVTDHDSARRFLVVFFYLNDDFTGGETDFPHLQIMAKPKPGRLIMFPPMWGWLHQAKPIIQGSPKYIVGTLLHYK